GGTCTCGCATGATAACAGCACGAGACCGCACGGTGTCACACGGTGATAGACCGCGCGTCTTGCACGATGAAACTGCGACACTGAACAACGGTGAAATCGAGGACGTGCGTGACAGCGGCGTCAGACCACGCGGTCTCGCGCAGCCAAACCGCGAGACCGAGCAGTCTCGCTTACTCAATGAGCGATAGCTACTGTTGAAAAttattaattagtgattaattatactaattagtgattaatcaATCACTAATtaggataattaatcactaattattattaattaatcattattaaagtaattaataactaattaaGCATCGCTGATGGACAAGACGTTCGGTCTCGCTGATTCCATACCGTGCGGTCTCGCGCTCTTACCGTACGACACCGCTTGCGTCGTCACGCTCCGGTCACTTTCGCATAATAATTGTGCGAGATTGACGGtatatttctgctaaaaagtttacatcacaaatatttctaagaaaaaaacaaatcaacagtatatttcaaatttaatcCGACTATAGACATGACTAGAATATATTAGGTGAAAACCAATGGGCCAATATAAAAGACACGTTTGCAaactaaaacaaacaaaatactaCTGTCTACTGGCATTAGCAAATCAATATTTTTTAGCcactttaattttttatttaaaatattgtaattctcaaaatttattttcaaatatggATCTTTTAGCCATGCTACCCTATATGATATGGCCACATCACACTGCCACACCATATATAAGACGTGACGGCGTTATTTCACAACGTAAGTGAAACTAACGTGATCAAGAGGTTtagttttcaaaataaattatagaaaaatctatattgattttttgaaaaaggttcacaaaataaaaaaaatgtgaataaAAAAAGCCCATTCGTCAATATTGTGGGTTCTAACGCACTTTCCAAATtattaaacggtatatttttaaaaaacattttaaatagaagtttttaaaattgaaataaCCAGCTAATGTAATTTTATCTAGTCCAATACAATTATCCTCCACTTTTACAAACACCgagataataattacctaaaattaaacttattttattataaacaAGATAATACGAATTCGAagatacaattttgaaacagatCGAGGGAGTATAAACTTCATCGACTACTACCACTTGCACAGTAGTATTTTGTTTGTTagtttgcaaacaaaaacaatatGGACTACTACTAGAGTAGGGTTTAGGGTGTTCTCTCACCTTGTCCCTTTACATAAGGCACCACCCCACACCCCCAAAGGCCCCAACAAGCACTCCCAGAGCCAAAGCCCCTCCACATCCCAAAGTTCCTAACCTGACCTCCACCATGAGAGATTAACATCCCAACCAGCTGCTGCTCGCAACGTACGTAGCATCTTGCCCGCCCCTCGTCGAAGTCCGACCCGCAGCTAGCtcagccggcggccggcgagcacaACGTACGTGGTGGGGTCGCACTCGCGCACCACCGgcggagctagctagctagcgttgCCCCTGTCTCTGCCAccgctcgtcgccgcggccggcctGCCTGTAGATCGTACGCCGACTTCGACGACGTTCGGTGGACGCGGAATCGCCTGTACTTGATCAAGCTCACCATTGGGCAACCGGTGTGCCTCGCGGCCAAGGTGCAGGAGTGCGCCTGGCTGTGGCATGCGCGCTACGGCCACCTCCACTTCGACGCTCTGCGACGACTGGCGAGCCGCGACATGGTGCGCGGCATGCCCGACATCGATCATGTCGAGCAGCTGTGCGACAGCTGCGTCATATCTAAGCAGCGACGCACCCCGTTTCCACGCTGCTCCATGTTTCGTGCTGAGGATCGCCTTGAGCTGGTGCATGGCGATCTGTGTGGTCCCATCTCGCCGGCAACCCCTGGAGGCAAGACTCATTTCCTCCTGCTTGTTGATGATGCGAGCAGGTACATGTGGATCACTCTGCTGGGACGCAAGAGCGAGGCGGCTGATGCTATCAAGCGCTTTCAGGCGCGAGCCGAGGCGGAATCCAAGCAGAAACTGCGCATCCTCCGCACCGACAACGGTGGCGAGTTCACCTCGGTGGAATTCGCCACCTACTGCGCCGAACAGGGAGTCTCACGCCACTTCTCCGCGCCCTACTCGCCCCAACAGAATGGCGTGGTGGAGCGCCGCAACCAAACCATCCTTGGGATGGCTCGCAGCTTGTTGAAAGCCAAGAACATGCCGGCACGCTATTGGGGGGAGGCTGTCACGACGGCAGTTTTTCTGCTCAATCGCGCGCCGACAAAGAGCTTGGCCAACATGACACCTTATGAGGCGTGGCATAGGAAGAAGCCGGCGGTGGGTTACCTGTGCACGTTCGGGTGCCTGGCCTATGTCAAGGACGTGTGGCCTCACCTCCCCAAGCTCTCTGACCGCAGCAAGCCGATGGTTCTCATCGGATACGCCGACGGAGCCAAGGCGTACAAGGTGTTCGATCCCGGTGTCCGGACGAGTGCAGGTCTCGCGCGACGTGATTTTCGACGAGGGCGCTGGGTGGGACTGGGATGCGGCGGGCGCTGCAGCTGTCCCCGGCGGTGGAGGTTGCTCAGACTTCACCGTCGAGTACCTGACAACGGCCACATCACCGTCGCCTTCGACCTCGGCGCCATCATCTGCATCTTCGGGCGCTTCCGCGTCAAGGGCAGTCACGCCGTCATCCGCCTCGACACCCGCCACCTTGGCGTCGGCCTCAACGCCCGCTACACCGACGTTCGTCTCACCGCCACCAGGCGTCGACGAGAACCTGGACACAGAGCAGGATGATTGTCCACTGCGTTATCGCAGTATGGGTGATCGACTGGGCGATGCACGTACGCCTAGGTTCGCAACCCGGGatccggaggagggggagcttCATCTCCTTGCGGCCGAGGAACCAGCCTCGTTCACTGAGGCTGAACAGCGGCAGGAGTGGAGGCGGGCTATGCTGGATGAAATCGCCTCAATTGAGGAGAACAACACATGGCGCCTTGTCGATCTCCCGTCCGACCATCGTGCAATAGGCCTCAAGTGGGTCTTCAAGCTCAAGAAGGATGCAGAAGGCAGAGTGGTAAAGCACAAGGCTCGCCTCGTCACGAAAGGCTATGTGCAGCAACCCGGCATCGACTTTGAGGAAGTGTTCGCCCCAGTTGCACGGCTAGAATCTGTTCGGCTGTTGCTCGCTCAGGCCGCGCAGGCAGGCTGGACAGTGCACCATATGGATGTCAAGTCCGCGTTCCTCAATGGTGAGCTAGCCGAGGAGGTCTACGTCAAGCAGCCGCCCGGTTTCGTCAAGGAAGGCCGTGAACACCAAGTCCTTCGGCTTGACAAGGCGCTGTATGGGCTAAGCCAAGCGCCCCGTGCGTGGAACTCCAAGCTCGACGCCACCCTGCTGTCTCTCGGCTTCCGGCGGAACGACTACGAACATGCGGTCTATGTTCGAGGTAACACCAGTGCACGGTTGCTCGTTGGTGTTTATGTCGACGATCTAATCATCACAGGGACAAAGGAGGATGAGATCGTTCGATTCAAGGGCGAAATGAAGGCGTTGTTCAAGATGAGTGACCTCGGGCTTCTTAGTTTCTACCTGGGTATCGAGGTCGAGCAGGTGGCGGGCAGCATACGGCTGTCACAGGCAGCGTACGCACGCCGTATCCTTGAGCGAGCAGGGATGCTGGGATGCAACCCGAGTGCCACGCAATGGAACAACGCCTCAAGCTCAGCAAAACCAGTGCTGCGGCGCCGGTGAACCCCACCTGGTACCGTGGCATTGTTGGCTGTTTGCGGTATCTGGTACATACGAGGCCGGATATTGCGTTCTCGGTGGGCTACGTGAGCCGCTTCATGGAGGCGCCCACCACCGAGCACGAAGCGGCGGTGAAGTGCATACTGCGCTATATCGCCGGCACGACGGAGTTCGGGTGTCACTACCACCAGTCCAGCAGCCCTGTTCAGTTGGTTGGATACAGTGACGCGGACATGGCCGGCGACCCAGACACGCGCAAGAGTACGACCGgtgtcgtcttcttcctcgggACAAGCCCGGTCAGCTGGCAATCCGTCAAGCAAAAGGTTGTCGCGCTTTCGTCTTGCGAGGCGGAGTACATCGCTGCCACAACGGCTGCATGCCAAGGCGTCTGGCTCTCTCAGTTGCTAGGAGAGATCAATCAAGAAGAGCTGGACGCGTTCAAGCTTCTCATTGATAACAAATCAGCAATTGCCCTCAGCAAAAATCCGGTGTTCCATGAGAGGAGCAAGCACATCGCTACCCGCTACCACTACATTCGAGAACGGGTGGAAGATGGCTCCGTTCATGTCGAGTTCGTTGGGACTGAGGGGCAGATTGCAGACATTTTGACCAAGGCACTTGGGCGCACACGTTTTCTGGAGCTTCGCTCCCGCATTGGCGTTGCCGACGTCAAATTCAGGTgcaagacttagggggagattgttggatACTTTGATTAAGTTAGCACCTGTTCTACCGCTTTGTTAGGGTAGGTTTTATCTCCTGTCTTTTACTTGCATGTTTTCAGGGCTCGGTTATTAGAACGAGCGCGTCCATAAGCCCCGTGCGTATGTTCATGGCGTGGCAGTAATGTAGCGAGTCGCCCGCTGCACGATCCGATCGTGTGGGATGGCGCACGACGCACTGGGTCGTGTGGCGGGCAATGCGGATCACGTCGATCACGTTCTCTTGTATTTCGCAAATAAAAGGAGAAGTAAAGAAACAGAAAAGCTGCGCCGTATTATGCAGCACAATCTCTGTGTGCAACTGTGTCTTCCTCGCGTGCGTGTGTGTTGTGCTTTCCAGTGATCTCGCCGACGGCTACCTCGCCGGGCTTCAGACGGCTCATGAAGACCTCCTTGGCAGCCGCATCAGGGAAAAGTAGTGATTCCGGCTGCGGCTGAGCAGCCTTGGCACGTgaaaccctccctccctctgcgTCGATCTTAGGGTGTGCTCGTTAGGGCTGGTAGTGCTAAGCTGCGGAGGTAGTGCTCCAATGCACTGTGCAGCACGCGGATAGGACTGCAGAAGTCAATAACGTGGGCTGGCAGCGTTCCTGATGAGAGTTAGGTCGCCGTCACCAACTTTCCATCTTCCTCCCGTGCATTGTATTAGCCAGTGGTTTTTACGGTGTGCATCACTTTTCCTAAATCGGTTGTGTGCTGTGGTTTGGCCATATTACCTTGCTGTGCACCTCACCCCCATTGTTggacttccaagcttgagctcaTCCTTTTGCCCGAAATATCTTGCTTTGCCCTCCTATTGTTCTACCTCCAAGCGTGCCCGCATCCATTTGCACACCGGATATCTCGACGTCGCTAGGTTTCTTCTGCACACCAGCGGTCGTCGACTGCATCGTAGCCTTGGTGCCCAGACCGGCGTGGCCTGGCAGAGCACGCACATGGCGTAGAATACTCGGCCTAATCAGGTAGGCATCCACTTCCCACATTTGTCTGGCGCATCGGAGGCGGAGAAAGGAGCTCTGGTTAGGAGCATCGCTGCATCGAGTGGAGTGAAAGCATCGAGGTTGCCGATTCTGGAATCGTCGCAGCAAGCGCAGCGAGCGGTCTGGTCCAATCTTGTACGGCACAGTAAAAGGGATTCGGCTCCTGTAGCGCCCTTTCCGTCGtagcgcctagcgggaaaattaaaacttaaaaaccctaattgtgAAACTCCGTTGTTTGTTTGAAGTCTGTGTGCGTGCCAATCTcggatctcaaatccccgatttGTCAAATTTGAATCCCCCATTCAAATTCCTATGCAAAAGTCTAGTTTGCCTCCCTCAGATTTGCTGGGCGATTTTCCTCCTCggcctactctctctctctctctctcagctcgTTTCCCCCTCAGCCTCTCTTCCCCATGTGTGCCGCACGTGATCGCGGTCAACTCCGAGCTGagagagctctctctctctctctcgttcatCTTTCTCTCTGTTTTCTCCCTCTCGGCGTCGAACTCTCGCCCTCGAAATCACACGCCGTTGCTTCGCGCGCGCTCCCGCGATCGCCGTCGTTGTCAGCTGCCTGCGCCGCCTGTGCCGCGCTGCCCTGCCGCGGCTCTGCAACGCGTGCCCGAGCCGTTCCACCcggctctccctctccctcccgcgtGCCGCTTGGGCCACCTCTCCGTGCCGGCCGGCCCACTAAGCTCGCCCGAGCCGTGCCTCTCCTCTTGTCCCGCGCCTAagccgcccgaggaaagtctattccccctccctctttctttttcttttcaaaaagggtttaaataaatcattttccctttagaccaaaaatcaaataatcttagaaattccaTATCTTCGCAACCGTCCATCCGATCGACTCCGTTCACTTCCAAATTTTCTCAAATCTCGAGAtatatctaatggcacgcttagaggtcaataatagggctttattttcgtcGTTTGTTGATTTGTCTCGTTTCGCGTATAGCTTcagagcccgaagacccgcggTGCgtggatttcgaggatcaagctcaagatctcgagaaaggcaagtcacctttgatcatcttgcacctataatttaaatctaagtatttcttttccgcaaataaTGCATGACTAGGAGTAACACGAGTATTTTGGCCGCggttgcgagatagcctgctggctccaatcctaattgctgcaattaccctccttgaattattgaacacttaaaccacCCTTGTCAACTGCTGTGCTTCGATGCATAGGCCTTCGGGCACGCGCATCGGAAcactcccctcaaatttaaaaatatccaACAATGGGTAAAatttggggttttacaaaagacttggaaaacccgacacctggatCAGTGTTTGCGAACTAAATAattttccaaaatcgcggaccgggggacgtaccgggagtacagtttcccgctcttgcacttaaggaccgtttcctttgGAATTTCATCCAAACATAAGACAAGTGTGACCACATGGGTGAaatgggacgcccctggctgagtaattagcaaATCAGGGGaaccttgatgccaagagacaagtggattcaacggggtggagTCAAGGAGAACCCTCGGGCCTCCTAGCgtagtatggtctgggacctaacctgttgttggtctggggcccctctcgttggcatatggtaaacctgtgtcggctttcgaaatgccttgtcatgaaagcctcaagcTCACTAGACGTGACtattctgcacgggctgggtgatcccGGTTAGTAATgttgtgtgggtaaagtgtaccctctctgcagaggttattaaactgttcgaacagccgtgcccacggtcatgggcggatgtgaggtgattccttagcgtagttttgtttgactactgctttgtgaaattgctgttgtggaatgggatcGTTGTTTGAAATATCTGTGGCTGACGGGATCAGCTAGGCTCGGGTGGCTGTTTGAAAGTTGATGGTTgggtgccaaccttgaatcaattcaaagactgatacattgcacatactctgACAGGACGAGacacactgtctcatccgtgtaaTTTGAGAAGCACTTACTTAGTTGTTTAAAAAGGAGTTTAACTAAAATCAATTGTGAAAATGAGCaacctttcctttgaagccttcattaaacacttaattcccatgacttgctgagtactcctgtactcacccttgctctatataagtAATCCTCCAGTTGCTAAAGAAGATGAGATGGATCCCGCTGATGAGgagtttgtaacaccctgaaaattcgaccaacaaaatcaaaactctaaaaatgcggattttcaaaaactttttaaacgAATTGCATCATGTcgattttattcgcctatttcattggattttgatttcggagttcgTTGATCGCaaataaagaataattaattaggaataaaccctaaaattacggcaaaataaataattaaaatataatttaaaataaagattaggtgaggttggtaataaataaaaatattatcgcgaccatattagtatcaattaaatttaagtgcgatggaataagaattaactttaattaaattcaagtaaattatataaaaataaaatatgggtaatgttAATCTAGGGCGAATCTTTTGGTTAGagcaacacaaatattgagtaaacttgATTTGTGCAAAAGTTAGAATTTATAAGGCGAgaattaaatagaaaatagacTAAATTAGGGTTAATAAGGATCTAGCACTATTCATTGCCTACAAGGTGCTTGATGTGGTCCTAGCCTAGCCGGCCctgagccccgcgccgccgacgccgtcgcgtcgccgtcgccgcgctgtCCCATCgccacctgccgccgcgcgccgttgccaTCGCCGCTACCACGCCGTgcgccgtcccgtcgcgccgttgcgtcgtcgcgtcgccacgctgccgtcgcgtcgcctcgcgccgcgcgcttgccgcctcgcgccccgcgccgctgctgcgccgcgtcgccgttgcgtcgcctgtcgccgtcgcgtccaCTGTTGCCGTCGCGCCGAGCCCTGTGCAAAGCCGCGCCGAGCCCAGCGCCGCACCGCCCACCCGTCgcgttgccgctgccgcctgccgcgccgcgcgcccgtcgccgtagccgcctcgagccccacgcgccgcgccgtcgcgtcgccattagGGCCGGCCACCTCTCCCCGCGCCTTATAAATCCCCTCCCCGGTCGCCATTTCACCCCGCACCACcccacctcctcttcccccattttcccctctttcctctccaccgcgccgccgccttcgtgccgctgcgccgccgccctcggtgccgccgcgccgcgccgagtgccgcgccgtgcgtcgtcgccgccgccgccccgggtAGGCagtgagccgagagagagaggaagggagaagccgggagggagagaaaaagaaagaaagaaaataaaaaaaaagaatagaaaagaagaaaaggaaaaataaatagaaaattaggGAGAGATTAAGCAGgtttggaaaattaaaataattgggGTTAGTTGTAGGTTTCTTTTAGTTGTAGAATcgcaaaattttatataattatagaatattttggtaatctctataCGTAATCAATTTGTGGTagaaatttagatttatttaagaGCTAAATAATTATGTTGAATTCTTAGGAATGTACTtctaaatcacaaaaaaaaagacttaGGATGAATGAACTTAAAATTGGAATGAAGTGGTTTTGCAAACTTTGTAGTCGATATAGAAAGATCGATTCGCGTTCGACttttatttgagtttatttggatttcatttgaattctaattgaattcaaatcaattcttcgcacgtacttttAGACCACGAGGGAGTTGCGGCTCCGAGCGAGGATCAAGACCCGCAGGActacgagcaaggcaagtcatctcTATTCtgtgaacatgttgatcccaattgcgtaattattttgtttacaaataaaattgcaagcaatgatgaacatcctacttgtgattatgccatgccttgattattgtttaccccttatgccttcgtaaccatgtttacgtgtgagtccctagtcaattatgataattgcttagaaatgctattctagaatcatgcatactcatatttatcaaatgatatatgcttgggcaattacctttgggaatgtaattgagatgcggcatgtggagacatgagcgccacattgccatgatgttgatgacatgatttgtgaaaaaagaaataaaattaaacaactgttttcgactggggtggacggaggatttgggtggtgtccggaaaaggctagtgtcgtccccggtcaattaaggaccgagccatgaagttaagcaggaaacgacccccgtacaaccgtacttctcatatgggtatagacctagcggagtagatagctgagcggaggcagtatccatacatagtggtttcttgatgtgtgaggcaggggctctacggtggggcatccattggtaggaccgcgaggcggtgtctacagtggtgtcgccatcggtacgactgccatgtgagaatctaaacataattataacttaatgcatgtgtgagtcttccctacccgggtgcgccagaactactctcactgctagaaaccgtgtacgcctagagtgcatgagaatgtaaagttcatggagcaggtactgccaatgcgaggttatcaaaaagctttgccgtgacgcgtctcttGTGTtaggacgaggctcatgtgttgggcagtcgcggagtgctggtaaagtgtacatccactgcagtgtgagtaaaccaaatctattcgaatagccgtgctcgcggttattgagcaccgggacgtgtattacacttggctagactctaaattcttaacttgtgtgggatgggttattgctgtcacgcccggaatttctatccaaaattccaaacgcttacatgtgtgtgaaccctcgtccaggaatcagccgagccacacaataacaaattgataatagagtacaattattactcttaattaataagtgaataaaatgtcattacagaggtagatagatcctctcaatcaataaagatctaagcagcggaaaataagataaacggcgcagacgactccactccacaggcatcttgaccagggctacacctaatcctccacaccaccagcatcactgtagaactcctcctctgatgaatgattgcaaggtgagtatatgacatactcagcaagccacgcagcaattatgcaagtgcacagggtaacaaaggatggcatagtagggtttcatttgcataaacagcatttaataaacatttcagaatttaataaaacagttaagtaataattaaacaatattaatccaacgctatacaacataccctgttgcataggcccaaccattctgaacaaccatcccggctgcacagttctatctccaaaccaggaatataccattccaaaccaggagctaatcaaattattaccagttatagcatctttcattatgatgagaggtgtgagactaatcacgaaagacattgttagacccgcccataaccgcgggcacggctattcgaatagttttactctggccagaggtgtaccactgtacccacaagacacagccccacaacatgtcaccatgtgcctcaataccaccacggtacctcggaaaggagctatgacagtacccctcgcacaacacaatccaccacagcgcaccgttcctggatcataatcatccccttataaacaaggcatggactccccagtgacccccgtgggcttatctccaccacttcccagtctggtgccccgcaatgaaccatgctatacaaaaggtaaagccgttgcccacgctggcttgtggttggcacggttaatgtttcacaaccgaaactcgtgaaccggtccttaattgtcatgagcacgaccatcaaaaccatgtgctcacaacccaccattatcaggttttagttggcaaattaattaattaaccaatcatgaataaccatcatgagctatcatgaagccatcattaaataatagtgagtcataagttatcctaatagtgtgctaaagtttctaagcatggctaagcaatcacatctaatatctagctgaaccaatatataaagctcaactaatcaatttataataacccaaggtatcaaggaataaagtaatcaagaacaaaagggctacaacaaacaataggttaattccacccaatgacatttgaaaataagtgcaa
The nucleotide sequence above comes from Oryza glaberrima chromosome 11, OglaRS2, whole genome shotgun sequence. Encoded proteins:
- the LOC127753751 gene encoding secreted RxLR effector protein 161-like; its protein translation is MQPECHAMEQRLKLSKTSAAAPVNPTWYRGIVGCLRYLVHTRPDIAFSVGYVSRFMEAPTTEHEAAVKCILRYIAGTTEFGCHYHQSSSPVQLVGYSDADMAGDPDTRKSTTGVVFFLGTSPVSWQSVKQKVVALSSCEAEYIAATTAACQGVWLSQLLGEINQEELDAFKLLIDNKSAIALSKNPVFHERSKHIATRYHYIRERVEDGSVHVEFVGTEGQIADILTKALGRTRFLELRSRIGVADVKFRCKT